A genomic window from Triticum urartu cultivar G1812 chromosome 7, Tu2.1, whole genome shotgun sequence includes:
- the LOC125524053 gene encoding leucine-rich repeat receptor protein kinase EMS1-like, whose protein sequence is MASKNALLGRLILLLLASVASTSSSSNSGNAETDALMEIKAALDPSGRAPALASWSRGGDPCGRGDYFEGVSCDSRGRVSVVSLQGRRLSGSVSPAVAMLLGLTGLYLHYNELGGAIPRELGDLPDLAELYLGVNNLSGGIPIELGRLHRLQVLQLGYNQLSGSIPTQLGELKKLTVLAVQSNQLTGAIPASLGDLPELTRLDLSSNHLFGSIPSKLAGIPQIATLDLRNNTLSGSVPSGLKKLGHGFKFDNNLELCGSHFDTLKACPNDENVDDQMPHKPESTSIKPQQTPQNTSQNRNCDNGACSRSSTLSSGAVLAGTIIIIAGVAACGLSVFSWHRRQKQKVGCSVESLEGRPSLEQSKETYQKSASSLINVEYSSGWDTSSEGSQHGVRLSPEGSPSVRFNLEEVECATQYFSDINVLGKSTFAATHRGIMRDGSVVAVKSINKSSCKSEEADFLKGLRMLTSLRHENLVGLRGFCRSRARGECFLVYEFMANGSLSRYLDIKDGDAETRILDWPTRVSIISGIAKGIEYLHSSKPSKPPLVHQNISADKVLLDHLLVPRLSGSGVHKLLADDVVFSTLKGSAAMGYLAPEYTTTGRFTDKSDVYAFGVVVFQVLTGKKAVSQHLLRCPVGDAEPGGAAKLDDLVDPRLGARFSRPEAAKLAGIALLCTSEAPGQRPAMATVLQQLGAPQ, encoded by the exons ATGGCCTCCAAGAACGCCCTGCTCGGCCGCCTCATCCTGCTCCTCCTCGCGTCCGTCGCCTCgacctcctcctcgtccaactccgGCAATGCCGAGACGGACGCGCTGATGGAGATCAAGGCGGCGCTGGACCCGTCGGGGCGCGCGCCGGCGCTGGCGTCGTGGTCCCGCGGCGGGGACCCGTGCGGCCGCGGGGACTACTTCGAGGGCGTCTCCTGCGACTCTCGGGGGAGGGTTTCCGTCGTCTCCCTGCAGGGGAGGCGGCTCTCCGGGAGCGTCTCGCCCGCGGTGGCGATGCTCCTGGGACTCACCGGGCTGTACCTACACTACAACGAGCTGGGCGGGGCGATCCCTCGCGAGCTGGGCGACCTCCCCGACCTCGCGGAGCTCTACCTCGGCGTCAACAACCTGTCCGGGGGCATCCCCATCGAGCTCGGCCGCCTCCATCGCCTCCAAG TGCTGCAGCTGGGCTACAACCAGCTCTCAGGGAGCATCCCAACTCAGCTGGGTGAGCTCAAGAAGCTCACTGTTCTTGCCGTTCAGTCCAACCAACTCACCGGGGCGATACCGGCGTCTCTAGGGGACTTGCCGGAGCTGACACGTCTGGACTTGAGCTCCAATCACCTGTTTGGCTCCATCCCTTCCAAGCTTGCCGGTATCCCACAGATTGCAACATTGGACCTCCGAAACAATACACTTTCAGGAAGTGTTCCTTCTG GTCTGAAGAAATTGGGTCACGGGTTTAAGTTTGACAACAATTTAGAGCTCTGCGGGTCTCATTTTGATACTCTGAAAGCCTGTCCTAACGATGAGAACGTCGATGATCAAATGCCGCATAAACCCGAATCAACCTCCATCAAACCACAGCAAACTCCACAAAATACCAGTCAAAACAGAAATTGCGACAACGGCGCATGCTCGAGGTCATCGACACTCTCTTCTGGAGCTGTTCTTGCCGGAACAATCATTATTATAGCTGGTGTGGCGGCTTGTGGTCTATCTGTCTTCTCGTGGCACCGCCGGCAGAAGCAGAAGGTTGGTTGCTCTGTGGAGAGCTTGGAAGGCAGGCCTAGTTTGGAGCAATCAAAGGAAACATATCAGAAGAGTGCCTCCTCACTTATCAATGTTGAGTATTCCAGTGGCTGGGACACTTCGTCGGAGGGATCACAGCACGGAGTAAGGCTATCGCCGGAGGGGTCCCCGAGTGTGAGGTTCAATCTAGAAGAGGTGGAGTGCGCGACGCAGTACTTCTCGGACATCAATGTGCTTGGCAAGAGCACCTTTGCGGCGACACATAGAGGGATAATGCGGGATGGCTCGGTCGTCGCCGTCAAGAGCATCAACAAGAGCAGCTGTAAGTCGGAGGAGGCCGACTTCTTGAAAGGGCTCCGCATGCTTACATCGCTGCGGCATGAGAACCTTGTTGGCTTAAGGGGTTTCTGCCGCTCCCGTGCTAGAGGGGAGTGCTTCCTCGTCTATGAGTTCATGGCGAACGGTAGCCTTTCCCGGTATTTGGATATCAAGGACGGAGACGCCGAGACGAGGATCCTCGACTGGCCAACTCGGGTCTCCATCATCAGCGGCATTGCCAAAG GAATCGAGTACCTGCACAGCAGCAAACCGAGCAAGCCCCCTCTTGTCCACCAGAACATCTCGGCAGACAAGGTGCTCCTGGACCACCTGTTGGTGCCCCGCCTCTCTGGCTCCGGCGTGCACAAGCTGCTGGCCGACGACGTGGTCTTCTCCACGCTCAAGGGCAGCGCTGCCATGGGTTACCTGGCGCCGGAGTACACGACCACCGGCCGGTTCACGGACAAGAGCGACGTGTACGCTTTCGGGGTGGTCGTGTTCCAGGTGCTCACAGGCAAGAAGGCGGTCTCGCAGCACCTCCTCCGCTGCCCCGTGGGCGACGCGGAGCCCGGCGGTGCCGCCAAGCTCGACGACCTCGTGGACCCCCGCCTCGGGGCCAGGTTCTCGAGGCCCGAGGCTGCGAAGCTGGCCGGGATCGCGCTGCTGTGCACCAGCGAGGCGCCTGGCCAGCGCCCCGCCATGGCCACTGTGCTACAGCAGCTCGGCGCCCCCCAGTAA